From Riemerella anatipestifer ATCC 11845 = DSM 15868, a single genomic window includes:
- a CDS encoding proline dehydrogenase family protein has protein sequence MSLFNDTKVAFADKTTEQLEKAKWMFTMIKFPQLTSIGINLLNFSIKNNFPFVEGVVEKTLFQQFCGGVTREQSQKVVNEMYQRHIGSIFDYAIEGKEEEQAFDHTCEEIKQNILYAAGNPAIPFVVFKPTGFGRLDLYAEVQAKKELTSSEKEEWSRVVKRYEEVCQLAYDKGVIVMVDAEESWIQTAVDDLVNEMKSRYNKERAIVWNTIQMYRTGRLEYLAEDLERAKSKGYYLGYKFVRGAYMEKERERAEKMGYPSPIQPTKQASDDNYNAGIDFVMTNLDKVSAFFGTHNEKSTELIMDRMKEKGLPNDFQQIHFGQLYGMSDNITYYLGNQKYNACKYLPYGPVKDVVPYLTRRAQENTSVAGQTGRELSLIERELKRRKTER, from the coding sequence ATGAGTCTTTTTAACGATACCAAAGTCGCTTTTGCAGATAAAACAACAGAACAGCTAGAGAAAGCAAAGTGGATGTTTACTATGATTAAGTTTCCACAATTGACTAGTATAGGGATAAACCTTCTTAACTTTAGTATTAAAAATAATTTCCCTTTTGTGGAGGGGGTTGTCGAAAAAACATTATTCCAACAGTTTTGTGGTGGCGTTACTAGAGAGCAAAGCCAGAAAGTAGTTAATGAGATGTATCAGCGTCATATAGGCAGCATCTTTGATTATGCCATAGAAGGTAAAGAAGAAGAACAAGCCTTTGACCATACTTGCGAAGAAATAAAACAAAATATTCTATACGCTGCGGGGAATCCTGCCATTCCTTTTGTAGTTTTTAAACCAACAGGATTTGGGAGGTTAGATTTATATGCAGAAGTTCAGGCGAAAAAAGAGCTAACAAGTTCAGAAAAAGAAGAGTGGAGCAGGGTAGTGAAACGCTACGAAGAAGTTTGTCAGTTAGCATACGACAAAGGTGTGATAGTAATGGTAGATGCCGAAGAGTCTTGGATACAAACAGCCGTAGATGATTTGGTAAACGAAATGAAATCTCGTTATAATAAGGAGAGAGCCATTGTGTGGAATACCATTCAGATGTATAGAACAGGAAGATTGGAGTATCTAGCCGAAGACTTAGAAAGAGCTAAATCTAAAGGTTACTACTTAGGCTACAAATTTGTGAGAGGGGCTTATATGGAGAAAGAAAGAGAAAGAGCAGAAAAAATGGGCTACCCATCACCTATCCAACCAACAAAACAGGCTTCTGATGATAATTATAATGCGGGGATAGATTTTGTAATGACGAATTTAGACAAAGTTTCGGCGTTCTTTGGAACTCACAACGAGAAATCTACGGAGCTAATAATGGATAGAATGAAAGAAAAAGGGCTACCGAATGACTTCCAACAAATCCATTTTGGACAACTGTATGGAATGAGTGATAATATCACTTACTATCTAGGAAACCAAAAATATAATGCATGTAAATATCTGCCTTACGGTCCAGTGAAAGATGTGGTGCCATACCTTACGAGAAGAGCTCAAGAAAACACTTCCGTGGCAGGACAAACGGGTAGAGAGCTATCTCTAATAGAAAGAGAACTGAAAAGAAGAAAAACAGAAAGATAA
- a CDS encoding homocysteine S-methyltransferase family protein, which yields METNIFNQLDALLQKRILILDGAMGTMIQRYNFTEEHYRGERFKDWEHPVKGNNDLLSLTQPQAIEEIHRLYLDAGADIIETNTFSSTTIAMADYAMESLVEELNYESARIAKKLCEVYTENNPDKPRFVAGAMGPTNRTASLSPDVNDPGYRAITFEDLRKAYKQQAKALLEGGADILLVETIFDTLNAKAALFAIDELAEERNTKIPIMVSGTITDASGRTLSGQTAEAFLISVSHLDLLSVGLNCALGAKQLTPYLQALSEHSNFYISVYPNAGLPNAFGAYDETAEQTAEQVKEYLDKRLVNIIGGCCGTTPEHIRAIAELVQHYEPRKLNLV from the coding sequence ATGGAAACTAATATATTTAATCAGCTCGATGCCTTGCTCCAAAAAAGGATACTTATTTTGGACGGTGCTATGGGCACTATGATACAACGGTATAATTTTACCGAAGAACACTATCGTGGCGAACGCTTTAAAGATTGGGAGCACCCTGTTAAAGGGAATAACGACTTGCTATCCCTCACACAGCCACAAGCCATAGAAGAGATACACCGCCTATATTTGGACGCAGGGGCAGACATTATAGAAACCAACACCTTTTCTAGCACTACCATTGCAATGGCAGACTACGCAATGGAGTCTTTGGTGGAAGAACTCAATTATGAATCGGCTAGAATTGCTAAAAAACTTTGTGAAGTTTACACCGAAAACAATCCAGATAAACCTCGTTTTGTGGCAGGGGCAATGGGACCTACTAACAGAACGGCATCGTTGTCTCCAGATGTTAATGACCCAGGGTATAGGGCAATTACCTTTGAAGATTTAAGAAAAGCCTACAAGCAACAGGCAAAAGCATTACTAGAAGGTGGTGCTGATATTTTACTCGTTGAAACCATCTTTGATACGCTTAACGCCAAAGCCGCTTTGTTTGCCATTGATGAGTTGGCGGAGGAGAGAAATACCAAAATCCCCATTATGGTATCAGGTACAATTACCGATGCGTCTGGGAGAACCCTTAGTGGACAAACAGCGGAGGCTTTTCTTATCTCGGTTTCTCATTTAGACTTGCTGAGTGTAGGGCTTAATTGTGCCTTGGGAGCTAAGCAGCTTACGCCTTATTTACAGGCTTTGTCAGAACATTCCAACTTTTACATTTCGGTGTATCCTAACGCGGGGTTGCCCAATGCTTTTGGAGCGTACGATGAAACGGCAGAGCAAACGGCAGAGCAAGTTAAAGAGTATTTAGATAAACGGTTAGTCAATATCATTGGGGGCTGTTGTGGTACAACGCCAGAGCATATCCGTGCCATTGCCGAATTGGTACAACATTATGAACCTAGAAAACTTAATCTCGTATGA